AACGACGACCGCCTTCTTCCGTTTCAGATACGGTACCAGCCGTGCGCCGACCGACAGCAAACCGGCACCAATCACAATTGGATAGGCGCGATCACCAAGCGCTACTTCGAGGACGCGGACTGCTTCTCCCATTCCTTCAGAATCCTGTTCACTGCAGAACTGGAATGGTACCGCGAGCCATCGAGGATGAAGTCAGCAACTTCGCGGTACAAGGGATCGCGCAGAACGCGCAAATCATTCAAGGTTCGAAGCGGGTCGTCGACCTGGAGCAACGGTCGGTTCGGATCCCCCTTCGTTCGCTCATAGAGTTGGACAACCGGTACATCCAGATAGACCGTCCAACCAAGTTGCTGCAACAGGGCGCGAGTGCGCGGATCCAGTACGGCCCCGCCGCCAGTGGCCACCACAACATTTGGGAGTTTCATCAACTCCTCGATCGTTGCGGTCTCCCGCCGTCTGAATCCCGCCTCACCTTCAAGGTCAAAGATCGTCGGAATTCTGACGCCGGTCCTTCGTTCAATCTCGTGATCGGAATCGTAGAACGTTGCGCCGATTCTTCTGGCAATGAGGCGGCCGATGGTCGTTTTTCCTGATCCCATCAGCCCCACCAAAACAATATTCCTCACGGTCTTCGCCAGACAGAAAATGAAAGAGGAGCCGATGATAACCGGCCCCTCCCTGAATATCACAAAGCCAGCGCGAGCTTTGCAATGTGCGAACTAGTGGTCAGTCCTTAGGGATACACGTATTTAACTTCATGTTCGCCTCTGTACCAGTGTCTGACAAACAGTTGCGGACGTAGTAATCGGCATCACCGAAACCCGACGAGTCCACCGGCTTGTTATTGACGATGACGTTTCCACCGTTCGAAACCAAACCAAGAGCGTTCGCCACCCACGAACCATCAATCGTGATCGGCTCGCTCGCGTAACCCTTGGGTGTAGCGAGCGGACTCTGGAGATAGTTCCCGACCGAGTAGGCGATGATGTGGTGTTTGCCAAGACTTACGGTGCCCTTACCCGTATAGTTTGCCGAGCACTGGCTATTGACAGTCAGGCAAGCGCCGGAAGGCTGCCCTGCGAGCTTGGTCGCAACAACGACCCCGGTATCGCTGACCATGTTGACGACCGTGCCGTCGGCTACCGGGTCCCCTTTTTCATCGGCTACATAGACGGTAAAGAGACAGGGATAGGTGCGGTCACCAAGCTTATTGCAGGTGGCGCCCGAGTCCCAAAGCATGAAGAACTTTGTCTGATCGGGTTTGCGGCCAGAGATCACGATCTGGTCATCCGACCAGACTTCGGGCGTCTTGGTTGTCCCTGCTGTATCGACCGCCCACGCGATCACGTTGATACTGATCGGCTCCACACCAGCGGTCACGGTGACGCTGGCAAGACCATCGGCGTCTGTTTTGACCGTGGTATCAACGCTGCCATCGTTGCCGTTAGTCAGGATTCCGCCATTCCGGCGGGTCACCGTGAAATAGACAGTCTTGTTGGCCAGCGCAGTGTTATTCGAGTCAAACACCTTGAATGTGACAGTCGCCTTTTCCGATGCATTCGCTGCACCCAGCGCCCCACCTTTGACAAAGATGCGGGTTGGCGTAGCGCTCACGTACCGGACATAGGCAGGTTCACCCGGGGTGGTCGTGAATTTCTTCTCGTTGATCCGAAACGCGATCGGCTGCGACACGTCTGTGCTGGTCGTACCGTTAACGATTGTCGCTTTAGCTGTGAAGGTTACTGCACCGGTCGAAGACGACGCAGCCGCCGTGATCTTGAACTTTCCCATCCCCGTGGAATCCGTCAGCGCGGTGCTAGCGGTCAGCGCAGCCAGAGCAGGGTCACTCACAGTTGCGGTGACGATTTGCGCCGGCACGGCGACACCTGCCTTGTCCGTAACCGTGACCCTGATTTCGGTTGTTTCCGGAAAGACAAGACCATCGGTGACGTTGTCGAACGGATCCCCGTTTGCCTTGTACGTCGCGATCTTCATGACATAGGCGGCAGCATCGGGATTGGGCTTGGTTGTACCGCAATCCGGAAGCCCACACGCCCCGCTACCGCCACCACAACCACCCAATAGCACAGCCGAGCCAAGTATCAGCGCCGACCAACCCAACAAACGTTTCAACATTCCATTTACCTCCAACCGCACAGCGGCCTGCAGCATTCAGAAATCAAGGCGCCTTAGCGAGCTGCGCTCTGATCAGACACGATTCGTGGTGTGATGAAAACGAGCAGCTCTGTCTTGTCGTCAACACGCGCATTGTCACGGAAAAGATATCCAGCAACAGGAAGATCGCCGAGGAACGGAATCTTGGTAGTCTGATTGGTCGTCTCTTGCGTGTAGATGCCACCAATGACAACGGTGCCACCATTCTCCACAAGCACTTCGGTCTTCACGTGTTTGGTGTCGATCGCAATGCCGCTGCTCGTGGAGATTTTCGTATTGGGGGTGTCCTTGTTGACGTCCAGACTCATCATGATCTTTCCGTCAGGCGTGATTTGAGGCTTCACCTTTAGCGCAAGGTTAGCCTTTCTAAACGACACACTTGTTGCACCAGAGCTTGTCGCTTGCTGATAGGGAATCTCAACGCCTTGCTCGATGATGGCCTCAACTTGGTCAGCAGTCATGACGCGCGGGCGGGAAATTACTTTTCCTTTGCCGTCGGCTTCAAGTGCCGAGATTTCTAGTGCAAGGAAGCGTGTAGCGTTGCTATTCCACAGCACAAACGACAGAGCGCCGGCGGCTTTGGCGGCAATCGCCCCAGCGGGCAGATTGACCGCAAGGCCATCGGTGTAGAGATTCGGCTTCGTTTCAACCAAGCCAGCCTGGTACGTCGTCTGCCCAATCCCTGCACCGAAGTTGTTACGGCCTACGCTACGCCCGTCCGTAGTAGTGCCAACCACACCACCGGCACTACCGCCAAACCCGAGCCGCACTCCGAGATTCCGGGTGAAGGTATCCGCAGCCTCCACAATTTGGGCTTCGATGAGAACTTGCCTCACCGGCACGTCGATTTCCGAAACAACGCGCCGGATATCATCCAGGCGAGAGCCAATATCGGAAACGAAGAGTTTATTGGTGCGCTCGTCGACAACGACGCTTCCGCGCTTGGACAGGATCGTCTGATCCCGATTGCGCAGGAAAGCCGCTACTGAAGTCGCCTTGTGATAGTTGATCTGGAAACTTTCCGTGCGCAACGGTTCGAGATCGGTGATCTGCTGACGCGCTTCGAATTCAAGCCGCTCACGCGTTGCAAGTTCATCACGCGGCGCGATCCATATCACATTGCCGTTCTTGCGCATGTCGAGCCCCTTGGCCTGGAGGATGATGTCCAGCGCCTGATCCCAGGGCACGTCTTTAAGTCGCAGCGTCAAATTGCCGGTCACCGAGTCGCTTGTAATGATGTTGAAGTTCGTGAAGTCGGCAATCACCTGCAGGACAGAACGGACGTCGATATTCTGGAAATTGAGCGAGAGTTTGTCGCCTGCGTACTTCTGACGACCGGCCCCCTGTACCAGCTTGCGCGGATCTTCTTGAACCTGCTTGACCTCGACAACGAACTGATTGTCGCTTTGATAAGCGTTGTGCTCCCAGAGGCCTTTCGGCGCGATCACCATACGTACGCCCGACCCTTGCGGGGTCGACGTGATCGAAGTTACCGGCGTCGCGAAATCGGTCACATCAAGTCGTTTGCGAAGTTGTTCCGGCAACGAGGCGCGGGCGAAATCAACAACGAGATTATTGCCTTGTTGTTGAATGTCGATGCCGACGCCCGGATCAGACAAATCGACGATCACACGCGCTTCGCCGTCTTTCCCGCGCCTGAAGTTGATGTCACGAATTGCATGGCCAGAGCTGGCGGGCGTTGCTTCAGCAAACTTCGCGGTTTGGGGCGCAACAGAGGCGGCGGCCGAGCCGGCGAGTGTTACAACGACGTTCTTGTCTTCAATCCGGGTCTCATAGGCAAGCGGGCGCTGAAGGTTCAGTACCAACCGTGTCCGATCACCTGCCTGGACAATGTTGGCGCTTCTCAGGTCGCCCTCATTGAAGACTTGGGAACCTTTTCCGGTACCGTTAATTGTCGCTGGAAAGTCGATTGCAATGCGCGCCGGGTTGGCTACAGAGAAGCTTCCTGGCACCGATTGGATCGCCTTTTTCAAGGTGATCTTCACCACGATGCCATTGCCTTGTTTCGCAACACCCACCGCTTCAATGCTGTTTGCAGTTTCCGCAGCAGTCTGGGCCGACGCAGCAAACGGCATGAGAGCCATTGCGCCGATTACGGCGGCATACGCCATCCGGGTAAACAGTCTCATTTCGTGGCCTCCTGCAGTTGAAGCGTATTCACACGCTCCACCCAGTCTCCATTGGTATCTTCGATCAGTTCCTTCAGCGTAATCTCGCTCTCGGAGACGTTAGTAATCACCCCAAAGTTCTGACCCATGTAATTTCCGACCCCAACTTGGTAAAGCGTTTTGTCTGCGCTAATGATTGCCATCGGCTTGCCCTTCATGCTCAAGATGCCCACCATTCGGAGGCTCTCAAGCGGATAGGATTCCAACGGCTCACGACGACGGTTCAGGTCCGGTTTTGCGCCGCCACCACCACCTTTTGCGGCTTCAATTTTGGCGGGGCGGAACGGATCAATGAGGGCGCCCGCATCGTAGGCGACTACTGGAAACGTTTGTAGTTGCGGAAGGGGCGGGACGCGCCCCTTGAGGTCCTTGGAAGACTCTTCCATCCATTGCCTGACGCCCGCGTGGTCACCGCCACCACAGCCGGAAAGCACCGCCAATGCAAGCGCTACCGTCACTCCGCTAATTGCACGAGAAGGCGCAATTTTCATTTCGCACCGCCTTTGTTCTGCGCGGCTTTGTCGCGACGCTGCTTGGCAACTTCCGCGTCATCAAGATACCGGTAGGTCAGTGCCACTGCGTCCATCTTGAGGCTGCCGTCCTTATTGGTCTCAAGTGCAATCTCGTTCAGCGTAACGATCCGGGGAAGCTTCGCAACGTCTCCAACAAAGTTGCCAATGTCGTGGTAGTTACCTGTGATCCGGATTGCGACAGGTACCTCGGCATAAAAATCGCGTAGCTGCTCGGTTCCCGGCTTCCAGAGTTCGAACTGGAGACCGCGCCCGAGACCGGCCTGGTTCACGTCAATCAGCAGGTTCTCCATCTCGGTCTTGCTCGGCAATTGTTTGAGCAAAGCGCCGAACTGACGGTCGATCTCCGCGAGTTGCTTGCGATGCTCATCAAGATTGACGGCCTGCCGTTTCTTCCCCAGCCACTCCTCCTTGAGCTGGCTCTCTTCCTGCAGTTTCTGCTCAAGCTCTTCGCCCTGGGATTTCCAGTCAAACCACCAGGCAACGCCCAAAAGCACCACCAAAATGCCGACCAACGCGGCAATGCGCGGGGCGAGCGGCCAAAGCCCAGGGTCATTCGGATCGAGTTGCCTGAAATCCTGGACGATTCGATCGAACCGGATTTCGCTCAGTTTCTTCAGAACGGGCGCGGTCACGATTTCTTCTCCGTCGGCGTCGCAGGCTTCTTGTCGTCAGTCTCTGACTTCGCCCTCTCCACGTAGATATCCAGCGTGAATTCCGAAACGCGGCGCTTGTTCAATTCCGCCGCCTTGATCTCGATGAGAACCGGGCGCTCCAGAACCGGCGATGCGTCGAGGTTACGCATCAGCGTTGAAACCCGAGCGTTCGACTGGGTATAGCCGCTGAGCGTGATCTTGAGTCCGGCCTGCTTGATGCCCTTTAGGAAAACACCTTCGGGCACCAACTTCGCCAGTTCATTGAAGATATGAACGGTTTCAGCGCGGTGACTCTGCAATTGCTCAATCACCTGTTTGCGCGACAGCAAGGCTTGCGTTTGTTCCTTCAATCGCTTGATTTCAGCGATGTCCTTGTCAAGCTTGGCGATTTCGCTTTTCAGGAAATCGTTGTCTGCCTGCTGCGACTCGATCCTCGACTGGTTGAACGAATGCACCGCCAAGGCGATCACAGCACCGCCGATCAAGGTAGCAACTGCAAGGACATAAAACTGTTGCCGCCGCTGGCGTCTTGCTTCTTCTCGGTGCGGAAGTAGGTTGATGCGGATCATTCGTCAAACCTCCGCAAAGCCAGTCCGCAGGCGACCATTAGCGCTGGAGCATCCGACGCCAGGCTCTTGGGACGGATGCGCTGCGCCAGAGCCATGCCCGAAAAAGGGTTTGCCGTCACGGTCGGGATCTGGGTCCGTGAAGACACCACCTGATCGAGACCGGGAATCACGGCGCAACCGCCCGCCAGAATGACGTGATCGACCTGATTGAAAGTGGTCGAAGTAAAGAAGAACTGCAGCGCGCGCGAAACTTCCAGCGCCAGACTGTCCATGAACGGTCGCAGCAGTTCCACTTCAAAGTTCTCCGGAAGACTTCCGGTGCGCTTCGCAGATTCAGCCTCGTCAACGTTCATGCCGTATTGGCGTGCAATATCCTGCGTCAGCTGATTTCCGCCAAAGGCCTGCTCTCGCGTGTAGAGCTGTTGTTCGTTGCGGAAGACCGTCGTCTTGAGCATATTCGCGCCAGCATCCACCAGGGCGACGATTCGATTCTTGCCGCCCTCGGGGAGTTGTGCCCGGATGAGATCCAGCGCCGCCTGCGCGGCAAAGGACTCAACGTCCATCACCTGCGGCTTGAGGCCCGCGGATTCCGCAACCGCGACACGGTCCTCGACTTTCTCCTTGCGGGAGGCCGCGATCAGCACTTCGACCTCGTCCTCGCCACCAGGCGCCGGGCCCAGTACCTGAAAGTCGAGGTTAACCTCCTCGATCGCGAACGGGATGTACTGGTTCGCTTCGGACTCGACCTGCACCTCCATCTCGGTCTCTCGCAAACCAGCGGGCAGGATGATCTTCTTCGTGATCACCGCTCCGGCAGGCAGCGCAAGGCCGACATGTCGCGTTGTCGTCGACATCCGTTTCCAGGCGCGGCGCACAGCGTCCGCCACCACATCGAGCTGCGCGATATTGCCGTCGCTCACCGCATCGCGGGGCAACGGTTCAATCGCGTAACGCTCCAGCCGTCGCTGACGGCCGTTGACGTCGGACAACTCGACCAGCTTGACAGCCGAGGACGAGATGTCCAGACCGATCAGCGGCCTCGCTTTTCCGGCGAAGATCGAAGAGAAGTCGATCACGGGAAAATGCCCTTTTTAATCAACAAATTAGGCACAATTGCCACAATTTACTTGAAATCCTAGCAGTAACTTTTAGCAGATGTAAAGACAAAAGTATGAATTAGGAATGTTCGGCCGGCCGCACGCCTTGCCTCGCCTATAATCCGCCTTCCCGTCCTGACGCCAGTGCCATGCGTTACGCAACCTACATATTCGCGATTTTCATCGGTCTGATACTTCTGGCTGCCGCCACGGTCGGGCTTGCGGTGGCCTTTGCCTGGCCCAAGCTGCCGACCCTGGAAGCGCTGACCGACTATCGGCCACGCATCCCGCTCCGCGTATTCACCGAGGATGGCCAGCTCATCGGCGAGTTCGGCGAAGAAAGGCGCACTTTCGCGAAAATCCAGGAAGTCCCGGCCCACATGAAGAACGCCGTCCTCGCGGCAGAGGACGATCGCTTCTACGAACATGGCGGCGTCGACATCGCCGGATTCCTGCGCGCTGCGGTAGCCAACCTCACTTCTGGCGGAAAGCGTCAGGGCGCAAGCACGATCACCATGCAAGTCGCCCGAAACTTCTTTCTCACCCGCGAGAAAAGTTACAGCCGCAAGCTTTACGAGATTCTGCTGTCGATCAAGATCGAAAAGAACCTCACCAAGGATCAGATCCTCGAGCTGTATTTCAATCAGATCTATCTCGGTCAGCGTGCCTACGGCTTTGCAGCGGCCTCCCAGATCTATTACGGCAAGAATCTGGGACAGTTGAATATTGCCGAGGCAGCCATGTTGGCAGGGCTACCGAAGGCACCTTCCGCTTACAACCCGATTACCAACCCGGCCCGCGCAACCTTGCGCCAGCACTACGTCTTGCGGCGCATGAAAGAACTCAACTTCATCACTGCGGCGGAGTATGAGGACGCACTCAAAGCGCAACTCAAGCCTGTGAGGGGTGGTTCGGAAAACTATCCGGTGCACGGCGAGTACGTCGCCGAGATGGCGCGCCAGATGGCCGTCGAACAGTTCAAGGATGCCGCGTATACCGCGGGCGTTCGGGTCATCACGACGGTCAAGGCAGCGGACCAGGAAGCGGCCTATCTCGCACTGCGCCGAGGCTTGCTCGACTACGAACGCCGGCACGCTTATCGCGGCGCCGAGGCCTATGTCGATATGGCCGGCATCAAGGGCGACACTGATGAGCAACTCGATGTACTGCTTGAGGATTTCCCCGACAACGGCGAGATGATTCCGGCGATCCTGCTGGAGGCAAGCAGCGCACGTATCCGCGCCTATACCCGCGGCGGCGAGGTTCTTGAATTCACCGGGCAAGGTCTTCGTTTCGTGTCGCCGATGCTCGCCGACAATGCGGCGCCCGCCAAACGGCTGAGACGCGGCGCGGTGATCCGTGTCGCCAAAGGCAGCAAGGGATGGGAGATCGTGCAGGTGCCCGATGTCGAGGGTGCCTTCATCGCGGTCGATCCGCAGACTGGCGCCGTGCGTGCGCTTGCCGGCGGCTTCGACTACAACCGCAACAAGTTCAACCATGCAACACAGGCGTGGCGGCAACCAGGGTCGAGCTTCAAGCCCTTCATCTACTCGGCCGCACTTGAAAAGGGCTACACGCCGAGCAGCATCGTCGACGACGCACCGCTGTCGTTCTCGTCCGGGCAGACCGGCAGCCAGGCTTGGGAGCCGAAGAACTACGACGGCAAGTACGAGGGGCCAATGTCAATTCGCGCGGCGCTGGCCAAATCGAAGAACATGGTCTCGATCCGATTGCTCAACTCGATCGGTCCTCAGTACGCGCAGGACTACGCCGCGCGATTTGGTTTCGACCCCGACAAACACCCCGCCTACCTCACGATGGCGCTCGGCGCCGGTTCGGTGACCCCGTGGCAGATGGCCCAGGCGTATTCCGTCTTCGCCAACGGCGGATATCGTGTTCAGCCCTTCATCGTCAAAGAGATGCAGGACAGCCAGGGCCGCGTGCTCGCCCGCACGCAGATCACCAGCGCGTCGGATGGCGCGCCGCGTGTGATCGACCCGCGCAACGCCTGGCTGATGGACAGCATGATGAAGGACGTCGTGCGCCATGGCACCGCAACCAAGGCTCTTGCGCTCAAACGCAACGACCTCGCGGGCAAGACCGGCACGACCAACGAATACGTTGACGCCTGGTTCTGCGGCTACCAGCCTTCGCTGGTGGGCATTGCCTGGATCGGATACGACACGCCGCGCAAGCTCGGCTCCGGCGAAACCGGTGGCGCCGCGGCCTTGCCGGTTTGGATCAACTTCATGGCGAAAGCGCTGCAGGGCGTACCGGAGAAGATTTTCGAAGTGCCGCAAGGTCTGGTTGCCGTCACGACCAATGACGGCCGTGGCGACTTTGTGTACGAAGAGCGTCTCGGCGCACCGCCACCCGACGCGGAAGCGCCGGCCGAAGGCGAAGCCGCAGCGCCTCAGAGTGCTCCAGGCCCTGCGCCGGCACCAAGCCCGGTGCTGCCGGTTCAGCCGCAGCCAACACCATTACCGCGGGCACCGCACAATGAGGTGACCGGCGAGGTGCCACGCGGTTGATACGGCGGGCGACCTCAGGGTCGCGCCGTCGAAATCAGGCCGCGTCGCCGCGAACCAGACTCACCGGCTCGCCCGCCTGCGCGCTCGCGAGCCGGTTCAGGCAGGTCCAGAGTTCGGCGCCATCGCGGGTACCGACCCACTGCCGCCCGTCGTAACGGAAATGGAAGCCGCCGAGTCTGGCGGCAACCCAGATCTCTCGCGCAGCGCTGTGACGATTGATGATCATCTGGCTGCCATCGTCGAATTCGATCTGCAGCACATTGCCCGGCTGGACTTCAACGTCCATCCCGGCGTCGTCGAAAGCACGCTCGATCAGCACAAGCTCTTGCTCTGCGAGCGGATTGAAGACTGCTTCGTCCATCCCCGTCCCTGTCTGCTAGCATCCGGCACAGCCCCAGCGCCCGGCGCGCGGGTGCCGACTGCTGTTATGTTGATTTGAATGCCGCGCTGCGCGCGGCCCGATGGAAGCCGAATGTCCGCCCGTCCGACACACATCCTGATTTGCATCGCCGTCATGCTGCTCGGCGCCTGCGGCATCAAGGGCCCCCTCTATCTGCCGCCCCCGCCGAAAACCGTACCCCCGGCAATGCCGGCGCAGTCAGCGCCGACACAAGCCGTGCCCGATAGTAACAAAGCAGGCACCCCTTAACGCGCCGGGTATCCCGCACCGGCTTCCGCCGCACTGCGCGGATCGCTTGCGGAGATCGCGCGCATCAATGCGTCCAGCACCGGCGCGTTGAGCAGGTGCCAGATGAAGTGCGTCCCGCTCGGCCAGACCGTACACAGCGCCTGGTCGACACTGCGGGCGAGCAGGGCTCCGACTAACATCGCAAGCGCCTGCACCAGCGCAGGCCCGCCGGGCACGCCCTTCCGCGTCGTCCACAGCGCCGCGACCAACAGCGCAAGTGCGGCGCCCGCGTAGAACTCGGATCCATTGAGCGGGAGTTGCGACATCGCTTCCGGCAGTCCGAGATCAATAGCGATGAAGACCGCCACGCCCGCCAGAGCCGACCGCGTGCCCAACCCCGCGCGCCGCACCAGAAAACGGTGCAGATACACAAGCAGGAAGAGCGTGATGAAACCGGTATCGAGGAACATGGCCCAGCGCTGCGCGACGGTGTGGAAGGCCAGGCTGCCGATCGCGATGCAGAAGATCAGGCCCGCCAGAAGGCGCAGGTCAGTGACAGCGTCGCGCCCATGCAGGCGACGCCACGCAATCAAGGCCGTGATCACGAAGGCAAGATTGCTTAGCGCGCTGAGCGGTTCGGCCCACAAACCCGGGCCCGCCCGCTCGCAATAGGCATCAATGAAGTCGTAGGCGCCTGCATTCATGGGATGCCTCTCAGCGCAAAAGGGCTCACACAGTCCCCGATTGTTGCGCAGTGCAAACATGCGTTCATGGCAGTCAAGCGCATAGCTGCGGGCGTTTGCGACGGATCAAGGCTGTAATGTGTGTGCAATGCAACAGTGCCGGACTTTGCCCCCGAGGAAATACGCCAATGTCGATGATCCAGCACGCCTTCAAGCCGCTTGTGCTGCGCGGAAAACAACTCCTGCCTATCGTGCAGGGCGGCATGGGCGTCGGTGTGTCGGCCCATCGGCTGGCTGGCGCAGTGGCTGCGCTCGGCGGTGTCGGGACCATCGCGAGCGTCGATCTGCGTCGTCTGCATCCGGATCTTGAAGAGGCCACCGGCCGCTGCCGCGACAAGGCCGCCATCGAGGCCGCGAACCTGACCGCGCTGGACCGCGAGATCGCCGCCGCCCGCGAACTGGCCAAAGGCGTCGGTGTTGTCGCGGTGAATGTGATGCGCGCGGTGACCCAGTACGCCGACTATGTGCGTCAGGCCTGCCGCAGCGGCGCCGATGCGATCGTGATGGGCGCCGGCCTGCCGCTCGATCTGCCCGAACTCACCGCCGATCACCCCGACATCGCGCTGATTCCGATCCTCTCGGACGCGCGCGGCGTCACGGTGGTCCTCAAGCGCTGGATGAAGAAGAACCGCTTGCCCGACGCCATCGTGCTGGAGCATCCGGGCTGGGCAGGCGGCCACCTTGGCGCGGCGAACGTGGCCGGTACCACTGATTCGCGCTTCGACTTCGAGAAGGTCGTGCCGGAATGCCTCGAAGCGATTCGTGGTCTCGGTCTCTCGACCGAGCAGATCCCGCTGATTCCGGCCGGCGGTATCGACACCCACGACAAGGTGCGTCGCGTCATGGAGCTGGGAGGTTCGGCGGTGCAGGTGGGCACGGCCTTCGCGGTGACGCGGGAAGGCGATGCGGCCGACGCTTTCAAGCAGGTGCTGATGGGCGCGAACGAACAGGACATCGTCGAATTCACCAGCTGCGCGGGCCTGCCGGCGC
This region of Niveibacterium umoris genomic DNA includes:
- a CDS encoding NAD(P)H-dependent flavin oxidoreductase; this translates as MSMIQHAFKPLVLRGKQLLPIVQGGMGVGVSAHRLAGAVAALGGVGTIASVDLRRLHPDLEEATGRCRDKAAIEAANLTALDREIAAARELAKGVGVVAVNVMRAVTQYADYVRQACRSGADAIVMGAGLPLDLPELTADHPDIALIPILSDARGVTVVLKRWMKKNRLPDAIVLEHPGWAGGHLGAANVAGTTDSRFDFEKVVPECLEAIRGLGLSTEQIPLIPAGGIDTHDKVRRVMELGGSAVQVGTAFAVTREGDAADAFKQVLMGANEQDIVEFTSCAGLPARAVATPWLSNYLKRESRLQDAAAREDGGERQCTLKWDCLLQCGLRDKLSKFGQFCIDNQLAHAVKGDIAKGLFFRGKGTLPFGTEMRSVRELIEYLLADLRPAHA